The Deltaproteobacteria bacterium genome includes the window AAAGCATCGCCGACGTTGGTCGCGCCCAGTTCCCCGAGGATGAAGCGGTCGGTGTAGCCGCCGGGGGCCTCGATCTGGATCGTGACCTTGCCCGTGCCTTGCTGCCGAATGCCGCTGAGAATCAGGACCTTTTTTCCAGTCTGGACGGTCTTGGTCTTTTCTTTGGCCGCGGCCATGGCGACCTCATATTTTTCGAGGACCCCGGCGACCGCATCCCCTCGTCCGAGCAACTTGGCGGTCTGACGGACGGCCGCCTCTAGGCCTTGGTCGAAGTCGACGTATTCCACGGTCAGGCCCTTGCCTTGGAGCAGGGGGATGATTTTCTCCGGATTGAGCGAGGGCATGTACATGCAGAACGAGGCGTTTTTTTCGACAATGACCCGGGTCAGGCCCAGACGTTTGGCCGCGTCGGGCACGGTTTCCGGTTTCTTGAACACCCGGTTCGGGCAGCCCAGGATTTCGGAGCCTCCACGAAAGGTCTCGGTCAGGGGCCAGAACGTGGCCCGAACGGCCATGGCCCTGGGCAGAACCCCAAGATTGTAGGCCACATCGACCAGGCGATCACCGATCATGACGGCCTCGATTCGCTCCGGCGCCGCACTCATCTTGGCCGCGACCGGAGAAGACAGACCGAGGACGAGCGCGGCCAGGGCGGCGAGGGCCGTGCACGGCAGGATGGACTTCGATCGTCGTCGCGGCTCGTCCGATTGCCTCCCCAGGAGCGTGCGGGCCATGTTGTAGGCAAAGAGCAGGCCGGAAAGGAGAATCAGACCGCCTCCCATGATGACCACTGTCTTGACCGGCTGCACGGCGGCCCGGAACTCTGCTGATTCATAAACCAGACCGGCCCCGAAATGACCGATGAGATGGAATCCCCCGGTCAGAAGGATGACGCCGAGGGTGTGGCAAAAATAATTACCGTAGGCCGCCCAGGCCCGAGTCCGGTCCGCGCCGGCCATTTGAGGCGCCAGAAAGTACAAAATGCCCATGAGGGCCGAGCTGGCCCAGCCGACCAGGGCGATATGGGTATGGATCTTGGTGACGAAGTGGGTGAAGAACTCCCTGATCTGACTCTGTTGAATATGGAAAAGGGCCGCGTACGCTCCGGACAGGGCGTTTTTCAAGGGAAACATCAGCCCCTCCAGACAGGCCACAAGGAAAAAGAGGATGGCGGTTAGGATGAAGTATCGGGAGACGGTTTGAGACATGGGTATTGCTCCGGTCGGTTAATGAGTTGGTGACTGGGCGCGGGGCAAAGTGCCCCGACGCATGCCTGGGTTTCAGAATTTCATGGTCAGACCGGCATAGAAGGTGGCCGGTTCGATCTGCTCAACATCAAGATGCTTGACTTGGGTGCCGAAGACGTTGTCGGCGCCGGCGAAAATCTCGAAGTTTTCGCTCAGGCCCTTGGCCATGTAGGCTCCGCAGACGGTGTAGGATTTCTCGTCTCCCCCGGAGTAGGTCATCCGGTCCACAAAGGTGGCGTGGATGTTGGCTCGAAATCGGAACTCGGGCAGGGCGTAGCCGAGTTTGCCGAAGGCCTTGAGCTTGGGCTGGCCGCCGATATCTTCACCCCCGGTCTTGTTGTCCGCATCGAGCCACATGGCACTCCCGTCAAGAGAAAAGCCGAAGGGGAGTTTGGCTCCGGCCTGGACTTCGACACCCTGGAGGGTGGCCTTGGCGATGTTCTTGTACATGTAGTAGTCCTTCTTGTCCTTGCCCTGGCCTTCGGAGCGGTCGAAGACCGATTCGATCATGTTGTCCACTTCGTTTCGAAACAGGGTCAGGCCGCCGTACACGTCGCCGTATTCACCCTCGACGCCCAGCTCGTAACTGGTGGAGTCCTCTTCCTTGAGGTCCTTGTTGGCCTCGAAGATCAGCTTGCCCTTTTGACGTAGCGACGTGACATAGAGTTCCGACAGGGAAGGGGCGCGGAATCCCTGGCCGAACGAGCCCTTGAATCGCAGCCCCTCCAGCACGGCGTAGACCACGGAGGCCCGGGGGGACCAATGGTCGCCAAATGCGGAGTGGTTGTCATAGCGCAGGGATACGGTCAGGGTCAGGGGATCGAGAACCTGGAATTCGTCCTGAAGGAAAAGGCTGTAGTTGTCGGCGTGTTTGTCGGTGTTGAGGCCTGCCTGGGTGTCGTCCAGGCCGTCGCTCCTGGCCTCTCCGCCAATGGTCACAAGGTGTTTGTCCAGGAACAGGCCAGAATAGCGGCCTTCGAATTGATTGGTGTACTGCTCGGTGTCGCGTTTTCCGGATGCCGCGTGAGGGGTGAACTTGAGATCGTTGTCGTACTCCGAACGGTTGAGCCGAAGCATGAGGGTGTGAACGTCGAGAAAGTCGGCGTCGTATTGCAGGAAATAGCCCTTGCGGTTCTCGTCGGCGGTTCGGGTCCGGGTCATGGCCTCATAGAACTGGGCCCCGTCGTATGTGTTCTGCATGTATTCCGCGCCGGCGGTCAGGGACTGGTTCTCGGTCAGGTCCCAGGCCAATCGTCCGGCCAGGAAGGATGGCTCCTGCCCGAATCCGTCGTCGGGAGCCTCGCCGTCCTTGTCCCAGCCGTTTTCGCGTCCGGCCTCCATGGCGATCAAGCTCCGTATCTGGTCCGTGCCTCCGCCAATATAACCACCGACGTCGAAGCGGTCGTTCTCGCCCTTGAACTGACTGCCGTACTGACCGCTGACCTTGGCCGTCCAATCCCTGGAGGCCTTCTTGGTGATGATGTTGACCACGCCGCCCAGGGCGTCGCTGCCGTAGAGGGCCGAGGCCGGGCCTCGGACGATTTCGATGCGCTCGACCATGGTCGTGGGGATCTGGCGGAGGTCGATCATCTCGTTGAACCCGTAGGCCAGACGACGGCCGTCAAGCAAAACCAGGGTTTGCTTGGCGCGGGCGCCACGGATGGAAGGCACCTTGACCCTTCCGGATTCGTTGCTGACCATCAGACCGACGGCGGATTCCAGGGCTTGGGCAACGTTCTGGGCGTTCAGGTCGGCCATGTCCTGGGACGTTATGACCTCCACGCTTCCAGGCGCGTCGATAATTCGTTTTTCGGTCATGGTCGCGGTGACGACCATCTTGTCCATGGTCCGATTGCCTTCGGCATGGGCGATGATTGGGGCGAAGAGCAGGACCCAGGGCAGGGCCGATCGGAAGAGTTGTCTTGTCATTCAGAATCTCCTTGTTTTGCCGTTCTCCAGTCCGGGGATGGCGGCAATTCGATACGGATCCGGACCGTCAAAGAGTGGCCGCGATTCTAAGCAGGGCCACGGCCTGGTCGCGTTGGGCCGGAAAGCGGCGAGCCTGTTCCAGGGCGGCCATGGCCGCTTCCCGGTTTTTCAGACGAAGGGCGCAATGGCCGCGCATGATGTGGGCCTTTCCATCCTTGGGATCCAAGCGGCCGCTTTGTTCGAAGGCGAGCAGGGCTTCGTCGTATTCGCCCTGCTCGAACAAGGCCCGGCCCAGGGTGAGCCACAGGCGGGAAGTGGGGGTCAGATCGATGAACAGGCGGGCGCTCGAGGCGGCCTTGGCCGGGTCGCGGGAGGCCAGATGAGCCTCGACCAGCTTTTCGCGAAGCCTGGGGCATTGCTTGTGCTCCAGGGCCTGGGCAAAATTGTGGGCGGCCTTGGCCGGGACGCCAAGGGCCATGTACAGATCGCCCATGAGGACCAGTTCCTCGGGCGAGGGCCGACCAAGGCCGGCGTAAATCTCCCAGGCCGCCAGGCTCTTTCGGTATTCGTTCTGCCTGATGCGGATCTGGGCCAGGAGCTTCCACAGGTCGGCGTTATCCCCGTCGTCGGCCAGCATTCGCTCCAGGGTTATGATGGCCTTCTTTTCCTGGCCGAGGTCGAGATGGACCTTGAGCAGGATTTCCATCCATTGGATCTTGGGCTTGCCGACCGCGCCCGAAGTCAGACGCTCGAGGCCGGACAGGGCCTCCTGCGGACTGCCGGCCAGGACAAAGGCCAGGCAGGAGTTGAAGAGCAGATCGTGGTCCGTGCCGCCGCCGAGTTCATAGGTTCTGGCCAAGCCCTGGCCGGCCTGCAGGTGGTCGCCCAGGTCCAGGGCGGTCTTGCCCAAGTTCTGCCAGGCCGGGGCGTAGCCGGGCTCCAGTTCGGTGCAGCGCCGGTAGTGGGGCAGGGCATCCTTGGGCCTGCCCTGCATGGCCAGGGCGTTGCCCAGGGCGAATTCCACCAGATGGTGGGGCACGTCGGCCTGGTTCTGCCGAAATAGGGTCAGGATTTCCTCGGCCGTGGCGTGGTCACCTTTTTCCATGGCCTGCCCGGCCTCGTACAGGGCCTTTTGGGCAGCGGGCGGCAGATCCGAGGCTCGGAGCGGGAGGGCCAGAAAAACCGGAACCAGGAAAACCATGAGAATCGGGGTCTGCCGAAATCGTAAACGTGTCGTCATCATTCAGCCCTCGAACTTGAATTCAATGGTGGTCACGAACCAGGTCCGCACGGCCGTCCCGGCCTTCCTGCCCGGAGTGAATCTCCATCCGGACAGGGCCTTGCGTACGCTGTCGTCGAAAATGCCCTCGGGTCGGCCCGAAACGATCTCGATATTGTCGACCATACCGTCCTCGTCGACCAGAAAACGGACATCCACGGAGCCGTCCAGGCGCATGCGCCTGGCCTGCCAGGGATAGACAGGCTTGATCTGGCTCAGGGGCACCGGAACCTGGTCGACCTCGTCCATGGCGTAGTCCCTTCCAAAGACGTCCACCGGGGCGGGCGGCGCGCTGGGCGGGGCGGCCACGGGCATGCCAGAATCCAGCTTGGCGTTTATCTCGAAGCTCAGGCTGGGCAGGGACAGTTCCATCTTGGGGATCTCGGGCCGGTTCGTCGGCATGGACATGGGCGGGAGTTCCTGAGGCGGCTCCTGGGGAGGCTCTTTCTCGGGTGGCGGTTCGTCCTCGGGTGGTGGTGGGGGCTCCCGCCGGATTTCCACCAAGTTGACGACGTTCAGGTTTTCCAGGTCCATCTTGTTCCGG containing:
- a CDS encoding TonB-dependent receptor, producing MTRQLFRSALPWVLLFAPIIAHAEGNRTMDKMVVTATMTEKRIIDAPGSVEVITSQDMADLNAQNVAQALESAVGLMVSNESGRVKVPSIRGARAKQTLVLLDGRRLAYGFNEMIDLRQIPTTMVERIEIVRGPASALYGSDALGGVVNIITKKASRDWTAKVSGQYGSQFKGENDRFDVGGYIGGGTDQIRSLIAMEAGRENGWDKDGEAPDDGFGQEPSFLAGRLAWDLTENQSLTAGAEYMQNTYDGAQFYEAMTRTRTADENRKGYFLQYDADFLDVHTLMLRLNRSEYDNDLKFTPHAASGKRDTEQYTNQFEGRYSGLFLDKHLVTIGGEARSDGLDDTQAGLNTDKHADNYSLFLQDEFQVLDPLTLTVSLRYDNHSAFGDHWSPRASVVYAVLEGLRFKGSFGQGFRAPSLSELYVTSLRQKGKLIFEANKDLKEEDSTSYELGVEGEYGDVYGGLTLFRNEVDNMIESVFDRSEGQGKDKKDYYMYKNIAKATLQGVEVQAGAKLPFGFSLDGSAMWLDADNKTGGEDIGGQPKLKAFGKLGYALPEFRFRANIHATFVDRMTYSGGDEKSYTVCGAYMAKGLSENFEIFAGADNVFGTQVKHLDVEQIEPATFYAGLTMKF
- a CDS encoding tetratricopeptide repeat protein; this encodes MMTTRLRFRQTPILMVFLVPVFLALPLRASDLPPAAQKALYEAGQAMEKGDHATAEEILTLFRQNQADVPHHLVEFALGNALAMQGRPKDALPHYRRCTELEPGYAPAWQNLGKTALDLGDHLQAGQGLARTYELGGGTDHDLLFNSCLAFVLAGSPQEALSGLERLTSGAVGKPKIQWMEILLKVHLDLGQEKKAIITLERMLADDGDNADLWKLLAQIRIRQNEYRKSLAAWEIYAGLGRPSPEELVLMGDLYMALGVPAKAAHNFAQALEHKQCPRLREKLVEAHLASRDPAKAASSARLFIDLTPTSRLWLTLGRALFEQGEYDEALLAFEQSGRLDPKDGKAHIMRGHCALRLKNREAAMAALEQARRFPAQRDQAVALLRIAATL
- a CDS encoding energy transducer TonB, which encodes MTDRVRMQTAMASALLVNFVLFALLPATVGKPRNKMDLENLNVVNLVEIRREPPPPPEDEPPPEKEPPQEPPQELPPMSMPTNRPEIPKMELSLPSLSFEINAKLDSGMPVAAPPSAPPAPVDVFGRDYAMDEVDQVPVPLSQIKPVYPWQARRMRLDGSVDVRFLVDEDGMVDNIEIVSGRPEGIFDDSVRKALSGWRFTPGRKAGTAVRTWFVTTIEFKFEG